A region from the Pseudomonas sp. P8_229 genome encodes:
- a CDS encoding Fe2+-dependent dioxygenase has protein sequence MLLHIPGLFAKDEVQRIREALEQADWADGKITAGYQSAKAKHNLQLPEGHPLAKEIGAAMLERLWKNPQFMSAALPHKVFPPLLNCYTAGGSFDFHIDNAVRQPKGSIERVRTDLSATLFFSEPADYDGGELEIQDTFGTQRVKLPAGDLMLYPGSSLHKVNAVTRGARYASFFWTQSLVREDSQRALLFEMDGAIQQLTQDMPDHPSLIRLTGTYHNLLRRWVEV, from the coding sequence ATGCTGCTGCACATCCCCGGACTGTTCGCCAAAGACGAAGTGCAGCGTATTCGCGAAGCTCTGGAGCAGGCCGACTGGGCCGATGGCAAAATCACCGCCGGTTATCAATCAGCCAAGGCCAAGCACAATCTGCAGCTGCCGGAAGGCCATCCTCTGGCCAAGGAAATCGGCGCGGCGATGCTCGAACGGCTGTGGAAAAATCCGCAGTTCATGTCCGCCGCACTGCCGCACAAAGTATTCCCGCCGTTACTCAACTGCTACACGGCGGGTGGCAGTTTCGATTTTCACATCGACAATGCCGTGCGCCAGCCCAAGGGCAGCATCGAGCGAGTGCGCACTGATCTGTCGGCCACGCTGTTTTTCAGTGAGCCTGCTGATTACGACGGTGGCGAGCTGGAAATCCAGGACACCTTCGGTACCCAGCGAGTGAAACTGCCGGCCGGCGACCTGATGCTGTACCCGGGCAGCAGCTTGCACAAGGTCAACGCCGTCACCCGCGGTGCGCGCTACGCGTCATTTTTCTGGACGCAAAGCCTGGTGCGCGAAGACAGCCAGCGCGCGCTGCTGTTCGAAATGGACGGAGCGATCCAGCAACTGACACAAGACATGCCCGATCACCCGTCGCTGATCCGCCTCACCGGCACCTATCACAACCTGCTGCGGCGCTGGGTCGAGGTATGA
- a CDS encoding tetratricopeptide repeat protein has translation MSFLLRREEVLSGEQLRVMLGESPARAAQAILLAAGEGEVEAQALLGQILLDGQGIAQDQALALRWFGIAAGRGHLMARNMLGRCHEHGWGIAADASVAARHYQIAAEAGLDWAMYNLANLLATGRGVAVDHLQALALYRRAAELGHAKSMNLLGRYLEEGQVCPADLSTARDWYRRSAEGGDFRGQFSFAAVLADEGRIDQAVDWLEKALAGGNLNFLRVASQALASAVDPRIQALAGRYALRCQEPSP, from the coding sequence ATGAGTTTCCTGCTGCGTCGCGAGGAAGTCCTCAGCGGCGAACAACTCAGAGTCATGCTCGGCGAAAGTCCGGCCCGTGCTGCGCAGGCGATTTTGCTGGCGGCAGGTGAGGGCGAGGTTGAAGCGCAGGCCTTGCTTGGGCAGATTCTGCTCGACGGCCAAGGCATTGCGCAGGATCAAGCGCTGGCGCTGCGCTGGTTTGGCATCGCCGCCGGGCGTGGGCATCTGATGGCGCGCAATATGCTCGGGCGTTGTCATGAGCATGGCTGGGGGATTGCGGCGGATGCGTCGGTTGCTGCGCGGCATTATCAGATTGCAGCGGAGGCCGGGTTGGATTGGGCGATGTACAACCTTGCCAATCTGCTGGCGACCGGGCGCGGTGTGGCGGTGGATCATCTGCAGGCGCTGGCGCTCTATCGACGCGCGGCTGAACTGGGCCATGCGAAATCGATGAATCTGCTGGGGCGGTATCTGGAGGAAGGGCAGGTGTGCCCGGCGGATCTATCAACAGCGCGCGACTGGTATCGGCGTTCGGCTGAGGGCGGGGATTTTCGCGGGCAGTTCAGTTTTGCTGCAGTTTTAGCGGATGAGGGGCGGATTGATCAGGCGGTCGATTGGCTTGAGAAAGCTTTGGCCGGCGGCAATCTGAATTTTCTGCGGGTGGCGAGTCAGGCGTTGGCGAGTGCTGTAGATCCGAGGATTCAGGCGTTGGCTGGACGGTATGCGCTTCGGTGCCAAGAGCCCTCACCCTAA